The following proteins are co-located in the Gloeocapsa sp. PCC 7428 genome:
- a CDS encoding ATP-binding protein, protein MEDSITHSARELDFQTLFESVPGCYLVLVPDTKFTIVAVSDAYLRVTMTQRDRILGRGLFEVFPANPNDPAATGVQNLRRSLESVLQNRQSDVMAFQKYDIPRPASEGNGFEERYWSPVNSPVFGKNQEIIYIIHRVEDVTEFVRLKQQRNEQYKQNQALRDRTEQMEAEIYQRAEDLKQVNHQLRLANEALAELDRAKTLFFSNISHELRTPLTLILNPLEDLLADAEIALQQREQIEVVHRNSLRLLKLVNNLLDFSRLESGRLQAAYQPIDLASFTAELASLFRSAIEHAGLNFVVDCPPLSEVVYIDREMWEKIVFNLLSNAFKFTFEGEISVKLQTISEQVELTVQDTGVGIPPEELPRIFQRFHRVTSMRSRTYEGSGISLALVEELVKLHGGTIHVTSQVGIGTTFIVSIPLGFAHLPPEQIRSEELASIAIARNAYVEEVLGWLAEEAEGQRSRFFRAEVSSVEEPLSCGGLPPIPTTWGPRVPRLEKWRQTGVGRGAEESNSQVFSGASAYILLVDDNADMRNYIKRLLSQTYEVVAVSDGVAAIEAIAQRLPDLVLSDVMMPRMDGLELLRQLRNHPRTAKLPIILLSARAGEAQIEGLEAKADDYLTKPFSPRELLARVRATLELAQVRQQAAAALEQSEKRYRTLANAIPQLVWMSNAEGLVTYINQRWQEYTGILLSQSMGLNWLELVHPEDIPHLVKMRNRGIRASEAYEIEYRIRRFDQTYRWHLTRVVPFKDAQGQILSWFGTATDIHDIKQVEAAQRFLADASSILTASLDNKTVLTKVAKYAVPFLGDYCFFDIVDREIQRVAWQHKDPAKQQWFDRVQNYVPSLDTHHPVAAVLSSGKPYFVPVVSDEWLQAIATTPQHLQFLRACEIRSWMTVALVVQQRRLGTLTLCLSKDSSRDYTETDLRLAEELAHRVALALDRAQLYAQAQEANRTKDQFLAVLSHELRSPLNPILGWSKLLLTRKQDEATLIRGLETIERNVKLQAQLIDDLLDISRILQGKLTLNIGWVDLKRAIAAAIDTVRFAAAAKSIELETSFAPKVSKISGDASRLQQIVWNLLSNAIKFTPEGGQVKIKLEQIDSHVQIQVTDTGKGIAPEFLPYVFDYFRQGDSSTTRQFGGLGLGLAIVRHLVELHGGTVQATSLGIAQGATFTVRLPILHGSQTQYFNQYNLAASPVASLPLIGIKVLVVDDEIDNRDLIAIMLEQAGATVVAAASANEAMQILARQEFDVLLCDIGMPNINGYTLMRQIKAQFSHKQFAAIALTAYARTSDQQEAIAAGFTQHLAKPIDPTTLITAIVNCIKSDE, encoded by the coding sequence GTGGAAGATTCTATAACACACTCGGCTCGCGAACTCGATTTTCAAACGCTGTTTGAGTCCGTACCAGGTTGTTATTTGGTGCTAGTTCCTGATACAAAGTTCACAATCGTTGCGGTGAGTGATGCTTACCTGCGCGTCACAATGACACAACGCGATCGCATCTTAGGGCGCGGTTTGTTTGAAGTTTTCCCCGCAAATCCCAACGATCCGGCGGCGACTGGCGTGCAAAATCTACGACGTTCTTTAGAAAGTGTGCTGCAAAACCGCCAAAGTGATGTCATGGCGTTTCAGAAGTATGACATTCCTCGCCCTGCATCTGAAGGTAATGGCTTTGAAGAACGCTACTGGAGTCCTGTTAATTCTCCGGTCTTTGGTAAGAATCAAGAAATTATTTATATTATCCATCGCGTTGAAGATGTGACAGAGTTTGTGCGGCTTAAACAACAGCGCAACGAGCAGTACAAGCAAAACCAAGCGCTGCGCGATCGCACTGAACAGATGGAAGCAGAAATTTATCAACGCGCTGAAGATTTAAAACAAGTCAATCACCAATTACGCCTAGCAAACGAAGCACTAGCCGAGCTAGATCGCGCTAAAACACTATTTTTCAGCAATATTTCGCACGAGTTGCGCACGCCACTGACGCTGATTCTTAATCCACTAGAAGATCTTCTCGCAGATGCTGAAATTGCTCTGCAACAGCGCGAACAAATCGAAGTCGTACACCGCAATAGTCTGCGTTTACTCAAACTTGTTAATAACCTCCTTGATTTTTCTCGGCTCGAATCTGGGAGATTGCAAGCTGCTTATCAGCCGATTGATTTAGCAAGTTTCACCGCAGAACTTGCGAGTCTGTTTCGCTCGGCGATCGAACACGCAGGGTTGAATTTTGTTGTAGATTGTCCGCCGCTATCTGAAGTTGTATATATCGATCGCGAGATGTGGGAGAAAATTGTCTTTAATCTCCTCTCGAATGCCTTCAAGTTTACGTTTGAAGGAGAAATAAGTGTCAAGTTGCAAACGATAAGTGAACAGGTTGAATTAACGGTGCAAGATACCGGAGTTGGTATTCCTCCCGAAGAGTTACCGCGAATTTTTCAGCGCTTTCACCGCGTCACGAGTATGCGATCGCGTACTTATGAAGGTTCAGGAATTAGTTTAGCATTAGTTGAGGAACTTGTCAAGCTGCATGGCGGTACAATCCATGTCACGAGCCAAGTAGGTATCGGTACTACGTTTATAGTCTCGATTCCCTTAGGGTTTGCCCACCTACCACCAGAACAAATCAGAAGTGAGGAATTGGCTTCAATCGCGATCGCACGCAATGCTTACGTTGAAGAAGTTCTAGGATGGCTAGCAGAGGAAGCAGAGGGGCAGAGGAGCCGCTTTTTTCGTGCGGAGGTGTCCTCCGTCGAGGAGCCACTCTCGTGCGGGGGTTTACCCCCAATCCCCACTACGTGGGGTCCCCGAGTCCCCCGTTTAGAGAAGTGGCGTCAAACTGGCGTGGGCAGAGGGGCAGAGGAGAGTAACTCTCAAGTATTTTCCGGTGCGTCTGCATACATTCTTCTTGTGGATGACAACGCGGATATGCGCAACTATATCAAGCGGTTATTAAGCCAAACTTATGAAGTTGTTGCTGTCAGTGATGGAGTCGCAGCGATAGAGGCGATCGCGCAACGGCTTCCTGATTTAGTACTTTCTGATGTGATGATGCCGAGGATGGATGGTTTAGAGCTACTGCGTCAATTGCGTAACCATCCTCGCACCGCCAAATTACCGATTATTCTACTTTCTGCGCGGGCTGGAGAGGCACAAATAGAAGGACTTGAAGCCAAAGCCGATGACTATTTGACGAAACCCTTTTCTCCGCGCGAACTGTTAGCGCGGGTGCGGGCGACGCTAGAATTAGCACAAGTGCGGCAACAAGCCGCCGCAGCCTTAGAGCAAAGTGAAAAGCGCTACCGGACGCTTGCCAATGCAATTCCCCAATTAGTGTGGATGAGTAACGCCGAAGGGCTAGTGACATACATCAATCAACGTTGGCAAGAATACACTGGTATCCTCTTATCGCAAAGTATGGGGCTAAATTGGTTAGAACTCGTTCATCCGGAGGACATACCACACTTAGTTAAAATGCGCAACCGAGGAATTCGCGCTAGTGAAGCTTATGAAATCGAATATCGCATCAGACGCTTCGATCAAACTTATCGCTGGCACCTGACACGAGTAGTTCCCTTCAAAGACGCACAAGGTCAAATTTTATCTTGGTTTGGCACGGCAACTGACATTCACGACATTAAGCAAGTCGAAGCCGCACAGCGGTTTTTAGCAGATGCGAGTTCGATCTTAACTGCGTCTTTAGATAACAAAACCGTATTGACAAAGGTTGCAAAATATGCAGTACCGTTTTTAGGCGACTATTGTTTTTTTGATATTGTAGACAGAGAAATCCAGCGTGTTGCTTGGCAGCATAAAGATCCTGCGAAACAACAATGGTTTGATCGCGTTCAAAATTACGTACCGTCTTTAGATACGCATCACCCCGTTGCTGCTGTTTTGTCGAGTGGTAAACCTTATTTTGTTCCTGTTGTCTCTGACGAGTGGCTACAGGCGATCGCCACGACTCCGCAGCATCTCCAGTTTCTCCGCGCGTGTGAAATTCGTTCTTGGATGACTGTGGCATTAGTCGTGCAGCAGCGGCGGTTAGGAACCCTGACGCTTTGTTTGAGTAAGGATTCAAGTCGCGATTACACCGAGACAGATTTGCGCCTAGCAGAAGAATTAGCCCACCGCGTCGCCCTGGCGCTGGATCGCGCGCAACTCTACGCGCAAGCACAAGAAGCAAACCGTACCAAAGATCAATTTTTAGCAGTATTATCACACGAATTGCGATCGCCTTTGAATCCGATCCTCGGTTGGTCAAAATTACTATTAACGCGCAAGCAGGATGAAGCGACACTGATTCGCGGACTCGAAACTATCGAGCGAAATGTAAAATTACAAGCGCAACTCATCGACGATTTGCTCGATATCTCGCGTATTCTTCAGGGAAAACTCACTCTTAATATTGGTTGGGTTGATTTAAAAAGGGCGATCGCCGCTGCTATCGATACAGTAAGATTTGCCGCCGCCGCTAAATCAATCGAGCTTGAGACGAGCTTTGCACCAAAAGTCAGCAAAATTTCTGGCGATGCAAGTCGATTGCAACAAATTGTCTGGAACTTGCTTTCTAACGCCATTAAGTTTACTCCTGAAGGCGGACAGGTCAAGATCAAATTAGAGCAAATCGATTCTCATGTTCAAATTCAAGTCACAGATACAGGTAAAGGAATTGCGCCGGAGTTTTTACCTTACGTCTTTGACTATTTTCGCCAGGGAGATAGTTCGACAACGCGCCAATTTGGCGGTTTGGGTTTGGGATTAGCCATTGTCCGTCACTTAGTCGAACTACACGGTGGAACGGTGCAAGCAACTAGTCTAGGTATTGCGCAGGGAGCGACTTTTACTGTACGGCTGCCAATTTTACACGGTAGTCAAACTCAATATTTCAACCAGTATAATCTTGCTGCAAGTCCTGTCGCTTCTTTGCCGCTGATCGGTATTAAGGTATTAGTCGTCGATGATGAAATAGACAACCGTGACTTGATTGCCATAATGTTAGAGCAAGCTGGCGCCACTGTTGTGGCTGCCGCATCGGCAAACGAAGCGATGCAAATTTTGGCTAGACAGGAATTTGACGTGCTGCTCTGCGATATTGGTATGCCTAATATTAATGGCTACACTCTCATGCGTCAGATCAAAGCACAATTTTCCCACAAGCAGTTTGCCGCAATTGCCCTGACAGCTTATGCTCGTACGTCCGATCAACAAGAGGCGATCGCCGCAGGCTTTACCCAGCATTTAGCCAAACCTATCGATCCAACAACATTAATTACTGCGATCGTTAACTGTATTAAGAGTGATGAGTAA
- a CDS encoding class I SAM-dependent methyltransferase produces MTETKVRQQYDNIAATYDQRWSHYVGSTLSFLQAWADISPTATVLDVACGTGEFERLLLVDNPQQKIVGVDISEKMLAIAREKCQNYPQVSFYVAPASKLPFADQSFDAIVCASSFHYFDDPHAALLEMKRVLKPNGCVVILDWCKDYLLCRICDWVLPIFDPAYKQCYTQAEFHSLLTSAGYQISRATRVRFGVVWGLMIATASVELGE; encoded by the coding sequence ATGACTGAAACTAAGGTTCGTCAGCAATATGACAACATAGCAGCAACTTACGATCAACGCTGGAGTCACTATGTTGGTAGTACGTTATCGTTTCTCCAAGCTTGGGCAGATATTTCACCAACTGCAACTGTACTCGATGTTGCCTGTGGAACAGGAGAGTTTGAACGGCTACTACTCGTTGATAATCCTCAGCAAAAGATCGTTGGGGTGGATATTTCCGAGAAGATGCTCGCGATCGCCCGCGAAAAATGCCAGAATTATCCGCAGGTTTCGTTTTATGTTGCGCCCGCATCAAAGTTGCCCTTTGCCGATCAAAGTTTCGATGCGATCGTGTGTGCGAGTTCGTTTCACTATTTTGACGATCCTCATGCGGCTTTGCTAGAGATGAAACGCGTCCTCAAACCGAATGGTTGCGTCGTTATTTTGGATTGGTGTAAAGATTATTTGCTGTGTAGAATCTGCGATTGGGTGTTGCCTATTTTTGACCCAGCTTACAAGCAATGTTACACGCAAGCAGAGTTTCATTCTTTACTGACATCCGCAGGATATCAAATTTCCCGTGCTACAAGAGTTCGCTTTGGGGTTGTATGGGGGTTAATGATTGCTACAGCTTCTGTAGAGCTTGGCGAATAA
- a CDS encoding sucrose-phosphate phosphatase → MSPFLFVTDLDNTLVGDDQALATLNHKLSQHRQEYGTKIVYATGRSPELYHLLATEKSLLEPNALICSVGTEIYLDGSDTADSGWSTKIAQGWNRDLIVATSAHFADLVAQPDSEQRPFKVSFFLTKEAAGEVIPQLESLLQNRGLDVKLIYSTGQDLDILPRNSDKGLAVQFLRQQWEIAPEKTVVCGDSGNDIALFSSGQERGVIVGNASTELLEWHSANPSDRRYLAQAACAGGILEGLHYFGFLG, encoded by the coding sequence GTGTCACCATTTTTATTCGTAACCGACTTAGATAACACTCTTGTAGGCGATGACCAAGCGCTAGCAACACTTAATCATAAACTGAGTCAGCACCGCCAGGAATACGGCACAAAGATCGTCTATGCTACAGGGCGATCGCCAGAATTATATCACCTATTGGCAACGGAAAAATCTCTGCTCGAACCTAATGCGTTGATTTGTTCGGTGGGAACCGAAATCTATCTTGACGGTAGCGATACTGCTGATTCTGGATGGAGTACAAAAATTGCGCAAGGTTGGAATCGCGATTTAATTGTGGCGACAAGCGCGCATTTTGCCGACTTGGTTGCGCAACCTGATTCGGAACAGCGTCCGTTTAAAGTGAGCTTTTTCTTAACAAAGGAAGCTGCGGGTGAAGTTATTCCGCAGTTAGAGTCGTTGTTGCAAAACCGAGGATTAGATGTCAAGCTCATCTACAGCACGGGTCAAGATTTAGATATTTTGCCGCGCAATAGTGATAAAGGACTCGCCGTGCAATTTCTGCGTCAACAATGGGAAATCGCACCAGAAAAAACTGTTGTATGCGGCGACTCTGGCAATGATATTGCTTTGTTTTCTAGCGGACAAGAACGCGGAGTAATTGTGGGAAATGCGAGTACAGAACTTTTAGAATGGCATTCTGCTAACCCTAGCGATCGCCGTTATCTCGCGCAAGCTGCGTGTGCAGGTGGTATCTTAGAAGGCTTACATTATTTTGGGTTTTTGGGATGA
- the ruvA gene encoding Holliday junction branch migration protein RuvA codes for MISYLKGIVASVDKSNSNRVILTLDVNQVGYDLQIPARFAQELPAIGETVQVFTHLQIREEQPLLYGFSSAAQRDLFRQLISVSGIGAQLAIALLDTLDLPDLVQAIVSGNTQLLIQAPGVGGRTAERISLELKKKLADWRTTAGVVAVTSGGPPPAILEDVQMTLLALGYTASEVSQAITTVSESAILQQNANAEEWIRQAIAHLSS; via the coding sequence ATGATTAGTTATCTCAAAGGTATCGTTGCCAGTGTCGATAAAAGTAATAGCAATCGTGTCATTCTGACTTTGGATGTCAATCAAGTAGGTTACGATTTACAAATTCCGGCGCGTTTTGCGCAAGAATTACCTGCTATTGGAGAAACAGTACAAGTTTTTACGCATCTGCAAATACGCGAAGAACAGCCTTTACTTTATGGTTTTAGTTCAGCAGCGCAGCGTGACTTATTTCGCCAGTTGATTAGTGTGAGTGGAATTGGCGCACAACTGGCGATCGCGTTATTAGATACGCTAGATTTACCCGACTTAGTGCAAGCAATTGTCAGTGGAAACACGCAATTACTCATTCAAGCGCCAGGCGTTGGCGGAAGAACAGCGGAACGCATTTCCTTAGAATTGAAAAAGAAACTTGCTGATTGGCGCACGACTGCTGGCGTTGTTGCTGTCACATCGGGTGGTCCACCACCGGCAATTCTCGAAGACGTGCAAATGACGCTACTCGCACTAGGATACACGGCAAGCGAAGTTTCGCAAGCAATTACTACGGTTAGTGAAAGTGCGATTTTGCAGCAAAACGCCAATGCGGAAGAGTGGATTCGTCAGGCGATCGCGCATTTAAGCTCGTAG
- a CDS encoding DUF305 domain-containing protein, whose product MLLKKRFALNIVAIAATGGFIASCAAVPPTPTPRANTQSTQQMPHHGMNHAMAMDLGPADANYDWRFIDAMVPHHQGAVEMAQAALEKSQRAEIKELATEIIAVQQREIAQLQQWRQAWYPQASNTPVAYNPQTGETVPMSQQQMHSMMMHGDLGAADAEFDRRFIDAMIPHHEGAVIMAQDALNKSQRPEIRKLAQEIINSQEAEIKQMQAWRQAWYQQ is encoded by the coding sequence ATGCTTTTAAAAAAGCGTTTTGCGTTAAATATTGTAGCGATCGCCGCAACGGGTGGGTTCATCGCATCTTGTGCAGCGGTTCCGCCAACTCCAACACCAAGAGCAAACACACAAAGCACACAGCAAATGCCGCATCATGGTATGAATCATGCGATGGCAATGGATTTAGGTCCTGCGGATGCAAACTACGACTGGCGGTTTATTGATGCAATGGTTCCACACCATCAAGGTGCGGTAGAAATGGCGCAAGCAGCTTTAGAGAAATCGCAACGTGCAGAAATTAAAGAGCTAGCAACAGAGATTATTGCAGTACAGCAGAGGGAAATTGCACAGCTACAGCAATGGCGACAAGCATGGTATCCGCAAGCAAGTAACACCCCAGTTGCTTACAATCCTCAGACAGGTGAGACGGTACCAATGTCGCAACAGCAAATGCATAGCATGATGATGCATGGCGATTTAGGAGCCGCTGATGCTGAATTTGATCGGCGTTTCATCGATGCGATGATTCCCCATCACGAAGGTGCTGTAATTATGGCGCAAGATGCTTTGAATAAATCCCAGCGTCCTGAAATTAGAAAATTGGCGCAAGAAATTATCAATTCACAAGAAGCGGAAATTAAGCAGATGCAAGCCTGGCGACAAGCTTGGTATCAGCAATAA
- a CDS encoding CHASE3 domain-containing protein: MPRLPGFILLRTRLLAPLYTSVLVLAILVCARAGIGFWLEFRRQDTLSWVRHTLQVQSQAELLLNAALDQETGIRGYLLTGAESSLEPYKSGQIDFNNTLALLDDLVADNPEQQHRVNEIITLYNRWQREFAQPVVLGAAPESNTTLAGKLLFDPLRSQVMAMLQREEDLLARRNQQLYRLDQSFRVFNILAPVLLLLGIGINLWLLHRRVEVPLHQLASVAQTWETGRMQPRLNFQAADEIGQLARILDRMASEIDSRQTRSDERNRQLDDLIASLSHDLRTPLLAIRGTLRSMLHGAFGSVSDTWREILEEYYQTNEDLLKLVEALLEVSRYEAGSKNLIYEPLDWNKIFTKTINQERIASKSKLHFELQLTQPLPIVYGDELEIGRVIQNLLSNAVRVSKLNSQVQLAVVAENSGVVRVSVSDRGPGIAPQEQEYLFHRFIQGRGRRGGAGLGLYLCRQIVEAHQGTIGVDSIVGQGSTFWFTLPIVPQVIREESCLIANRQSESY; this comes from the coding sequence GTGCCGCGTCTTCCTGGATTTATACTATTAAGAACTCGGCTGCTTGCGCCTTTATACACCAGCGTTTTGGTGTTAGCGATCCTCGTTTGTGCAAGAGCAGGGATAGGGTTTTGGCTAGAATTTCGCCGTCAAGATACATTAAGTTGGGTGCGACACACTTTACAAGTTCAAAGTCAAGCTGAACTGTTGCTCAATGCTGCTTTAGATCAAGAAACAGGAATACGCGGTTACTTGCTAACAGGGGCAGAATCTTCGCTAGAGCCTTATAAATCAGGACAAATTGACTTCAATAACACCCTTGCTCTGCTTGACGACCTCGTAGCAGATAATCCAGAGCAACAGCATCGCGTGAATGAAATCATTACACTTTATAATCGCTGGCAACGCGAATTTGCGCAGCCGGTTGTTTTGGGTGCAGCACCCGAATCGAATACGACACTTGCAGGAAAACTGTTATTCGATCCGCTGCGATCGCAGGTTATGGCAATGCTGCAACGCGAGGAAGATCTTTTAGCCCGACGCAACCAACAACTTTATCGACTCGATCAAAGCTTTCGCGTTTTCAACATTCTCGCGCCAGTACTTCTATTACTTGGTATTGGGATAAACCTGTGGCTACTTCATCGCCGCGTTGAAGTCCCGTTACATCAACTCGCATCCGTAGCACAAACATGGGAAACTGGGCGAATGCAGCCGCGTTTGAATTTTCAAGCTGCGGATGAAATTGGTCAACTAGCGCGAATTCTCGATCGCATGGCTAGCGAAATTGACTCGCGCCAAACTCGCAGTGACGAACGCAATCGCCAGCTTGACGATCTGATTGCGTCGCTTTCGCACGATCTACGCACTCCTTTACTTGCAATTCGCGGTACTTTACGCTCAATGTTACATGGCGCGTTTGGTTCTGTTAGCGATACCTGGCGCGAAATACTTGAAGAATATTATCAAACAAACGAAGACCTCCTGAAACTTGTCGAAGCGCTACTCGAAGTTTCGCGCTATGAAGCGGGTAGTAAAAATTTAATTTACGAGCCTCTCGACTGGAATAAGATCTTCACCAAAACAATCAATCAAGAGCGCATCGCCTCAAAAAGCAAACTTCACTTTGAGTTGCAACTTACTCAGCCCTTACCAATTGTGTATGGCGATGAATTAGAAATTGGACGAGTCATTCAAAATCTTCTCAGTAATGCAGTGCGCGTTAGCAAGCTAAATAGTCAAGTGCAGTTAGCAGTTGTTGCCGAAAATAGCGGCGTCGTGCGTGTAAGTGTCAGCGATCGCGGTCCTGGAATTGCCCCTCAAGAGCAAGAATATCTTTTTCACCGCTTTATTCAAGGGCGCGGGCGGCGTGGCGGTGCGGGTTTAGGTCTTTATTTGTGTCGTCAAATCGTAGAAGCGCATCAAGGCACAATTGGAGTAGATAGTATCGTAGGTCAGGGAAGTACATTTTGGTTTACGCTCCCGATCGTGCCACAAGTTATTCGGGAGGAATCATGTCTGATCGCGAACAGACAATCAGAATCTTACTAG
- a CDS encoding response regulator: MSLYNNSTSTVIQRRVFHRYQFYKRGLTSLLVLIAEHNQGLPFEFNANFPESIFLKDAAVNLDQITSSARSLYNLRILVVDDNADDRDLLALLFEQEGAEVILAASANEAFNWCQRIKIDVLVSDICMPEEDGYTLIQRVRLLPQSQGQIPAIALSSSLSETYREQAFRAGFQRYLFKPIDVEELIATITQLLN, from the coding sequence TTGTCTTTATACAACAACTCAACGAGTACGGTAATTCAACGGCGTGTGTTTCACCGTTATCAGTTTTACAAGCGTGGCTTGACGTCTCTGCTTGTTTTAATAGCAGAACACAACCAAGGATTACCCTTTGAGTTTAATGCCAATTTCCCAGAATCTATTTTTCTAAAAGATGCTGCGGTTAATTTGGATCAGATTACCTCTTCTGCGCGATCGTTGTACAACTTGCGAATACTGGTTGTTGATGATAACGCAGACGATCGCGATCTGTTAGCACTCCTGTTTGAGCAAGAAGGTGCTGAGGTCATTTTGGCAGCATCTGCAAACGAAGCCTTCAATTGGTGTCAAAGGATAAAAATTGATGTTTTAGTCAGCGATATTTGTATGCCTGAGGAAGACGGCTATACTTTAATTCAAAGGGTTAGATTACTGCCACAATCTCAGGGTCAAATACCAGCGATCGCGCTATCGAGTTCGCTTTCAGAAACCTATCGCGAACAAGCGTTTAGGGCTGGATTTCAGCGGTACTTGTTCAAACCGATTGATGTCGAGGAACTCATCGCTACAATTACGCAGTTATTAAACTAA
- a CDS encoding response regulator transcription factor, whose translation MSDREQTIRILLVEDHALMRRGMKAQFAIEPDFLIVGEAADGVQAVETAQQLQPDVILMDIDLPVIDGITATQQIKSYCITPRILALTAFDRDEQVIGMLAAGADGYCLKSIEWEQFIAVIRLIHNGGTYLDARVARKVFQMLKPSHSLPTASTTELEILTQREREVLRLIAQGCSNQEIAQQLYLSLGTVKSYVRMILNKLSVDDRVQAAAKAVREGLI comes from the coding sequence ATGTCTGATCGCGAACAGACAATCAGAATCTTACTAGTCGAGGATCATGCTCTGATGCGTCGGGGTATGAAAGCTCAATTTGCCATAGAACCTGATTTTCTGATCGTTGGTGAGGCGGCTGATGGCGTGCAAGCTGTGGAAACTGCCCAGCAACTTCAACCCGATGTGATACTTATGGATATTGACTTACCCGTCATTGATGGAATTACAGCAACACAACAAATCAAAAGTTACTGCATAACACCTCGAATACTCGCCTTGACTGCTTTTGATCGCGATGAGCAAGTTATCGGAATGCTGGCAGCGGGTGCAGATGGTTATTGCCTCAAAAGCATCGAGTGGGAACAGTTTATTGCAGTCATTCGGTTGATTCATAATGGCGGAACTTACTTGGATGCGCGCGTAGCGCGTAAGGTATTTCAAATGCTTAAACCAAGTCATTCCTTGCCCACTGCAAGTACAACTGAATTAGAAATTTTGACTCAGCGCGAACGTGAAGTTCTGCGACTCATTGCGCAGGGATGTTCCAATCAAGAAATTGCCCAGCAACTTTATCTCTCGCTAGGAACGGTAAAGTCTTATGTGCGGATGATTTTAAACAAACTGAGTGTGGACGATCGCGTTCAAGCCGCAGCAAAAGCCGTTCGTGAAGGACTTATTTAA